A region from the Flavobacterium enshiense genome encodes:
- a CDS encoding AMP-dependent synthetase/ligase, giving the protein MNQITRLFDFPYYQLEKYNLSDALVTKLNGEWVKTSTKEYIDKANAISRGLLRMGVQKNDKIAIISSNNRTEWNITDIGVLQTGAQTVPIYPTISAEDYQYILNHSESKFCFVSDSEVFAKIDSIKQNVPSLKEIYSYNDIPGCKSWKEVLQLGTDESNQNEVEDRKNSITTNDLATLIYTSGTTGRPKGVMLSHNNIVSDVLMSAPRVPLRAGDCRGLSFLPVCHIFERMILYLYQYYGISIYFAESIEKMSDNLKEVKPNVMTAVPRLLEKVYDKIYAKGADLTGIKKKLFFWAIELGLKYEPYEANGWWYEFQLKIARKLIFSKWKEGLGGQLELMVSGSAALQPRLTRVFAAAGIPIMEGYGLTETSPVISVNDQNNRGFKIGTVGRVLEGVEVKIAEDGEILCKGPNIMMGYYKDESQTEEALRGGYFHTGDIGEVDTDGFLKITDRKKEMFKTSGGKYVAPQVLENTFKQSRFIEQIMVVGDGEKMPGAFIQPNFDFIKEWAKLKGINIGTTTAEISSNPDVKQRIDEEVEGLNKKFGSWEQVKRFELTPDIWSIDGGHLTPTMKLKRKIIKEKYQDLYDKIYNNA; this is encoded by the coding sequence ATGAATCAAATAACACGTCTTTTTGATTTCCCATACTATCAGCTGGAAAAATACAATTTGTCCGATGCTTTGGTTACTAAACTAAACGGAGAATGGGTCAAAACTTCCACAAAAGAATATATAGACAAGGCCAATGCCATTTCACGTGGATTGCTTCGTATGGGAGTCCAGAAAAATGACAAAATAGCCATTATATCTTCCAATAACAGAACCGAGTGGAATATTACAGATATAGGCGTTTTACAAACAGGCGCTCAAACGGTACCTATTTATCCGACTATTTCGGCCGAAGATTACCAATACATCCTAAACCATTCCGAATCAAAGTTCTGTTTCGTATCAGACAGTGAGGTTTTTGCCAAAATAGATTCAATTAAACAGAACGTTCCTTCATTAAAGGAAATTTATTCTTATAATGATATTCCCGGCTGTAAAAGCTGGAAAGAAGTACTGCAATTAGGAACAGACGAAAGCAACCAAAACGAAGTTGAAGATAGAAAAAACAGCATTACGACAAATGATCTGGCCACTTTGATATATACTTCCGGAACTACAGGCCGTCCTAAAGGCGTCATGCTAAGTCATAACAATATAGTATCCGACGTATTGATGAGCGCACCAAGAGTACCATTAAGAGCAGGTGACTGCCGAGGATTGAGCTTTTTACCAGTTTGTCACATTTTCGAAAGAATGATTTTGTACCTCTACCAATATTATGGTATTTCAATCTACTTTGCGGAAAGTATCGAAAAAATGAGCGATAACCTGAAAGAAGTAAAACCAAATGTAATGACTGCGGTTCCGCGACTTTTGGAAAAAGTGTACGATAAGATATACGCGAAGGGAGCTGATTTAACCGGAATCAAGAAGAAACTTTTCTTTTGGGCTATTGAATTAGGCCTGAAATATGAACCTTATGAAGCCAACGGCTGGTGGTATGAATTTCAACTGAAGATTGCCCGTAAACTTATTTTCAGCAAATGGAAAGAAGGACTTGGAGGACAATTGGAATTAATGGTTTCCGGAAGTGCCGCTTTACAGCCCAGACTTACCCGAGTATTTGCTGCAGCGGGAATCCCAATCATGGAAGGTTATGGATTGACTGAAACATCACCTGTAATTTCAGTAAACGACCAAAACAACAGAGGATTTAAAATAGGAACTGTGGGACGTGTATTAGAAGGTGTTGAAGTTAAAATTGCTGAAGACGGCGAAATCCTTTGCAAAGGTCCGAATATTATGATGGGCTATTACAAAGACGAGTCCCAGACTGAAGAAGCCCTTAGGGGAGGATATTTTCACACGGGAGACATCGGCGAGGTAGACACTGATGGCTTCTTAAAAATAACCGATCGCAAAAAGGAAATGTTCAAAACCTCAGGAGGAAAATATGTTGCACCTCAAGTGCTGGAAAACACCTTTAAACAATCCCGCTTCATCGAACAGATTATGGTCGTTGGAGACGGCGAAAAAATGCCGGGTGCTTTCATCCAGCCTAATTTTGATTTTATAAAAGAATGGGCTAAATTAAAAGGCATAAATATCGGAACAACCACAGCTGAAATTTCATCCAACCCGGATGTAAAACAGCGTATCGACGAAGAAGTGGAAGGATTGAACAAAAAATTCGGAAGTTGGGAACAAGTTAAAAGATTTGAACTTACTCCTGATATCTGGTCAATTGACGGCGGACATTTAACGCCAACGATGAAATTAAAAAGAAAAATCATAAAAGAAAAATATCAAGATCTTTATGATAAAATCTACAATAATGCTTAA
- a CDS encoding 3-hydroxyacyl-CoA dehydrogenase/enoyl-CoA hydratase family protein, translating into MKRLIKKVAVVGSGIMGSGIACHFANIGVEVLLLDIVPRELTEIEQKKGLTLENKAVRNRIVNDHLANALKSKPSPIYDQKFASRITTGNTTDDLEKIKDCDWIIEVVVERLDIKKSVFEQIEKYRKPGTLITSNTSGIPIHFMSEGRSEDFQKHFCGTHFFNPARYLKLFEIIPGPQTSTEVLDFLNEYGEKFLGKTSVVAKDTPAFIGNRIGIFGIMSLFHLVKDMGLTIEEVDKLTGPVIGRPKSATFRTVDVVGLDTLVHVANGLYENCPNDEAHELFKLPDFIKIMLENNWFGSKTGQGFYKKVDKDILSLDLDTLEYRAAKKASFATLEMTKTIDKPIDRFKVLVKGTDKAGDFYRKNFTAMFAYVSNRVPEITDDFYKIDDAMKAGFGWENGPFEIWDAIGVEKGIELMKAEGLAPSAWVTEMLTSGNKSFYTVKEGATYYYDITSKSQVKVPGQDAFIILNNIRESKKVWSNSEAVIQDLGDGILNLEFQSKMNTIGGGVIQGINKAVDLAEKDFQGLVIGNQAANFSVGANIGMIFMMAVEQEYDELNMAIKMFQDTMMRLRYSAIPVIAAPHGMTLGGGCELTMHADKAVVAAETYIGLVEFGVGVIPGGGGSKEMALRASDTFRKNDVELNVLQEYFLSIGMAKVATSAYEGFDIGVLQKGRDIVVVNKDRQIAEAKKHALLMAEAGYTQPVKRKDIKVLGKQALGMFLVGTDSMVAGQYISEHDQKIANKLAYVMAGGDLSEPTLVTEQYLLDLEREAFLSLCTERKTLERIQFMLTKGKPLRN; encoded by the coding sequence ATGAAACGACTTATCAAAAAAGTAGCGGTGGTAGGATCCGGAATTATGGGATCCGGAATTGCTTGTCACTTTGCCAATATCGGAGTTGAAGTGCTGCTTCTCGATATTGTTCCGAGAGAACTGACCGAAATAGAACAAAAGAAGGGTCTGACTTTGGAAAATAAAGCGGTTCGCAACCGAATTGTAAATGATCATTTAGCTAATGCACTTAAATCGAAGCCCTCTCCTATTTACGATCAGAAATTTGCAAGTCGTATCACAACCGGAAACACTACAGACGATTTAGAAAAAATCAAAGACTGTGATTGGATCATCGAAGTTGTTGTTGAACGATTAGACATCAAAAAATCTGTTTTTGAACAGATTGAAAAATACAGAAAACCGGGAACACTGATTACTTCCAACACTTCCGGTATTCCGATTCATTTTATGAGCGAAGGAAGAAGCGAGGATTTCCAGAAACATTTCTGCGGAACACACTTTTTCAATCCTGCCCGTTATTTAAAATTGTTCGAGATCATTCCTGGTCCTCAAACTTCAACAGAAGTATTGGATTTCTTGAATGAATATGGTGAAAAGTTCTTAGGAAAAACCTCAGTAGTTGCAAAAGATACGCCTGCATTCATCGGAAACAGAATCGGAATCTTCGGTATTATGAGTTTGTTTCATCTTGTAAAAGACATGGGATTAACCATTGAAGAAGTGGATAAACTAACCGGACCGGTAATAGGTCGACCAAAATCAGCTACTTTCAGAACCGTGGATGTCGTTGGTTTGGATACTTTGGTTCATGTTGCCAATGGTTTATACGAAAACTGCCCGAACGACGAAGCACACGAATTGTTCAAACTTCCTGATTTCATTAAAATAATGTTGGAAAACAACTGGTTCGGAAGCAAAACAGGACAAGGATTCTACAAAAAAGTTGATAAAGACATACTTTCCTTAGATTTAGATACTTTAGAATACAGAGCGGCTAAAAAAGCATCTTTTGCCACTTTGGAAATGACCAAAACGATTGACAAACCTATTGATCGATTTAAAGTTTTGGTAAAAGGAACCGACAAAGCAGGTGACTTCTACAGAAAGAACTTCACTGCTATGTTTGCTTATGTTTCCAACCGTGTTCCCGAAATCACCGATGATTTCTACAAAATTGACGATGCCATGAAAGCCGGTTTCGGTTGGGAAAACGGTCCGTTTGAAATCTGGGATGCCATCGGAGTTGAAAAAGGAATCGAACTAATGAAAGCGGAAGGATTGGCTCCCTCAGCTTGGGTAACCGAAATGCTTACATCAGGCAACAAATCTTTCTATACTGTTAAAGAAGGTGCTACTTATTATTATGATATTACTTCAAAATCACAGGTAAAAGTTCCGGGACAAGATGCTTTTATTATTCTAAACAATATCCGCGAAAGCAAAAAAGTATGGAGCAACAGTGAAGCAGTTATTCAGGATTTGGGAGACGGTATTTTGAATTTAGAATTCCAGTCGAAAATGAATACTATTGGTGGGGGTGTAATTCAAGGGATCAACAAAGCCGTCGATTTAGCCGAAAAAGATTTTCAGGGTCTGGTTATTGGAAATCAGGCAGCCAATTTCTCGGTTGGAGCCAATATAGGCATGATTTTCATGATGGCGGTTGAACAGGAATACGACGAATTAAACATGGCCATCAAAATGTTCCAGGACACCATGATGCGTTTACGTTATTCTGCAATCCCGGTAATTGCAGCGCCTCACGGAATGACGTTAGGTGGCGGTTGTGAACTGACTATGCACGCCGATAAAGCCGTAGTGGCAGCCGAAACCTACATTGGTTTAGTGGAATTTGGCGTTGGCGTAATTCCTGGTGGTGGCGGGTCTAAAGAAATGGCGCTTCGTGCTTCGGATACGTTCCGCAAAAACGACGTAGAATTAAATGTATTACAGGAATATTTCCTTTCGATTGGTATGGCGAAAGTGGCCACATCTGCTTATGAAGGCTTTGATATAGGCGTACTTCAAAAAGGCAGAGACATTGTCGTTGTTAACAAAGACCGTCAGATTGCAGAAGCAAAAAAACATGCGTTACTAATGGCAGAAGCTGGTTACACACAGCCTGTAAAACGCAAAGACATTAAAGTTCTAGGAAAACAGGCATTGGGAATGTTCTTAGTGGGAACGGACAGTATGGTTGCGGGCCAGTATATTTCTGAACACGACCAGAAAATTGCAAATAAACTAGCTTATGTAATGGCTGGAGGTGATTTATCAGAGCCGACGTTAGTAACCGAACAATATTTATTGGATTTAGAACGGGAAGCTTTCTTATCACTTTGTACCGAAAGAAAAACATTGGAAAGAATCCAATTTATGTTAACCAAAGGAAAACCACTTCGCAATTAA
- a CDS encoding acetyl-CoA C-acyltransferase: MKTAYIVKAYRTAVGKAPKGVFRFKRPDELAAETIEHMMNELPDFDKTRIDDVMVGNAMPEAEQGLNMARLISLMGLKIDDVPGVTINRYCASGIETIGMATAKIQAGMAHCIIAGGAESMSYIPMGGYKPTPDYKAAAAGHEDYYWGMGLTAEAVAKQFNVSREDQDEFAYNSHQKALKAQAEGKFDKQIVPITIEQIYIDDNGKKAAKSYVVTKDEGPRADTNNDALAKLKPVFAAEGSVTAGNSSQMSDGAAFVLVMSEELVKELNLEPIARLVNFASSGVEPRIMGIGPVKAIPKAVKQAGMQLKDIELIELNEAFASQSLAVIRELGLNPDIVNVNGGAIALGHPLGCTGAKLSVQLFDEMKRRGNKYGMVTMCVGTGQGTAGIYELL; this comes from the coding sequence ATGAAAACAGCATATATAGTAAAAGCATACAGAACCGCCGTTGGTAAAGCGCCAAAAGGAGTGTTCCGCTTTAAAAGACCTGATGAACTGGCAGCCGAAACCATCGAGCACATGATGAACGAACTGCCGGATTTCGACAAAACCCGAATCGATGATGTGATGGTTGGAAACGCCATGCCGGAAGCCGAACAAGGTTTAAACATGGCCCGATTAATCTCTTTGATGGGACTAAAAATCGATGATGTCCCGGGAGTGACCATAAACCGTTATTGTGCTTCGGGAATTGAAACAATCGGGATGGCGACTGCTAAAATCCAGGCCGGAATGGCGCACTGTATCATTGCCGGTGGTGCCGAAAGCATGAGTTATATTCCGATGGGAGGTTACAAACCCACTCCGGATTACAAAGCCGCAGCTGCCGGACATGAAGATTATTACTGGGGAATGGGACTGACAGCCGAAGCTGTCGCCAAACAATTCAATGTTTCCCGTGAAGATCAGGATGAGTTTGCATACAACTCACACCAGAAAGCCTTAAAAGCACAGGCAGAAGGTAAGTTCGACAAGCAAATCGTACCGATTACCATTGAACAGATTTATATCGACGACAATGGCAAAAAAGCAGCCAAATCTTATGTTGTTACTAAAGATGAAGGCCCGAGAGCAGATACAAATAACGATGCATTAGCGAAATTAAAACCTGTTTTTGCTGCCGAGGGTTCGGTCACAGCAGGAAACTCTTCACAAATGAGTGACGGTGCGGCATTCGTACTGGTAATGTCGGAAGAATTGGTAAAAGAATTAAACCTCGAACCGATTGCACGCTTGGTAAATTTCGCTTCTTCGGGTGTTGAGCCAAGAATTATGGGAATCGGTCCTGTAAAAGCCATTCCGAAAGCCGTAAAACAAGCCGGTATGCAATTAAAAGACATCGAATTAATCGAATTGAACGAAGCATTTGCATCGCAATCTTTAGCCGTTATCCGTGAATTGGGATTAAATCCCGATATCGTAAACGTAAATGGTGGCGCTATTGCTTTGGGTCACCCACTGGGTTGTACCGGTGCTAAACTTTCTGTTCAGTTGTTCGACGAAATGAAACGTCGTGGGAACAAATACGGAATGGTGACCATGTGTGTGGGAACTGGCCAGGGAACCGCAGGAATTTACGAGTTATTATAA
- a CDS encoding MarR family winged helix-turn-helix transcriptional regulator produces the protein MKDKTIDYILRATWQAVARMYNEEATKYGATMATGFALLSIDKEKGTPSTAIGTRMGMEATSLTRTLKSMEEKGLILRKKNPTDGRGVIIHLTKLGKEKRELSKSTVIKFNETVKNYVTDEQLNSFMEVAEIINELIADKNIFNTENKE, from the coding sequence ATGAAAGACAAAACAATTGATTATATCCTAAGAGCCACCTGGCAGGCAGTAGCAAGAATGTATAATGAAGAAGCTACAAAATACGGCGCTACAATGGCTACCGGATTTGCCCTGCTGAGTATCGACAAGGAGAAAGGAACGCCTTCAACAGCAATAGGAACCCGAATGGGAATGGAAGCAACAAGTCTGACCCGTACGTTAAAGTCGATGGAAGAAAAGGGCTTAATATTACGAAAGAAAAACCCAACCGACGGAAGAGGCGTCATAATCCACCTCACCAAACTCGGAAAAGAAAAAAGAGAATTATCAAAATCCACCGTAATAAAATTTAATGAAACCGTAAAAAATTATGTTACCGATGAACAATTGAACAGTTTCATGGAAGTGGCTGAAATTATAAATGAATTGATTGCTGATAAAAACATATTCAATACAGAAAACAAAGAATAA
- a CDS encoding dual specificity protein phosphatase family protein: MKKKIGLLVLLIIVAGVGKYVYDMNINHNFETITEGKVYKSGVIPPDEIEDYVKKYHIKSIVDLRFPGTGDDVNNPEIPAELIAEREAIAKIPGVNYFNNGSDQVPQQNNLDTFFKIMDNPKNYPVLIHCYHGVGRAEMYSALYRIEYEGMDRDEARTSTRFLTKWSSFDLGKPKGDYLHNYKSRNEIRKDFVSEK; the protein is encoded by the coding sequence ATGAAAAAGAAAATAGGGTTATTGGTCCTTTTAATTATTGTAGCTGGAGTGGGTAAATATGTTTACGATATGAACATCAACCACAATTTCGAAACCATCACGGAAGGGAAAGTGTATAAAAGTGGTGTGATCCCTCCGGATGAAATAGAGGATTATGTGAAGAAGTACCATATTAAAAGCATTGTGGATTTACGTTTTCCGGGTACGGGCGATGATGTAAATAATCCTGAAATTCCTGCTGAATTGATTGCGGAAAGAGAAGCTATAGCTAAAATCCCTGGAGTGAATTATTTTAACAACGGTTCCGATCAGGTTCCACAACAAAATAATCTGGACACGTTTTTTAAAATTATGGATAATCCGAAAAATTACCCGGTACTGATTCACTGTTATCATGGTGTTGGACGTGCGGAGATGTACTCGGCATTGTATCGCATTGAATATGAAGGAATGGATAGGGATGAAGCAAGAACTTCTACTCGTTTCCTAACCAAATGGAGTTCATTCGATCTAGGGAAACCTAAAGGTGATTATTTACATAATTATAAGTCGAGAAACGAAATTCGGAAAGATTTTGTTTCGGAGAAATAA
- a CDS encoding LTA synthase family protein, translated as MKNFFRISEYKALLYRLLLVYFFYFIARTLFFVYNCSLLKVNSVGEFLRLAYHGLTFDTTAILYINGLFILFSVLPLWVNTKQGYQKFLFYLYFVTNLITYATNFIDLIYYKFIYARTTIAVWDSLEHEKDKGAMMFRFLISYWHVYLLFFLIAVLWIYLYKKVRVIHQQATHSKAKYFPFSVIGLLVVAFLTVGGIRGDFKKSTRPINLIDANRYVGQPQHADIVLNTPFAIIRTIGTTSFKKINLVDESVVEANFQPIKHYTSNPKSTPNIVLIITESFGREYWGSFNKDMKIPDYVGYTPFLDSLAQHSMIYNNGFANGSKSIHGMSSIIAGVPSFRDAFTSSPYPKQKIQSLVSCLKEMGYDTSFFHGAPNGSMGFLGFGNILGFDHYYGKTEFNNDAEFDGVWGIWDEPFLQFMKQTLDKKQKPFFSTIFTVSSHEPYIVPEKYKNTFPKGHLPMHQCVGYTDYSFKKFFEEAKKQPWFKNTIFIITADHGNQTYYDEYGKVVNRTATPILIYKPDGSLKGVNKELAQQIDIYPTILDMVGYDKPFRSWGRSLIGDKKIKPYTINFNGNLYQFQRGNYICTFDGKEIVGYYDINDKALERNLIAKPNEEMLENAEACKAIIQDYFERIIDQKLYY; from the coding sequence ATGAAAAATTTCTTCCGTATAAGCGAATATAAAGCGCTGTTGTATAGGTTGTTGCTGGTGTATTTCTTTTATTTCATTGCCCGTACCTTATTTTTTGTTTACAATTGCAGTCTGCTGAAAGTAAATTCTGTGGGTGAATTTTTGAGGCTTGCTTATCACGGATTAACATTTGACACTACCGCGATTCTTTATATCAACGGATTATTCATTCTTTTTTCGGTTTTACCGTTGTGGGTTAATACTAAGCAGGGTTATCAGAAATTCTTGTTCTATCTGTATTTCGTTACTAATTTGATAACGTATGCAACGAATTTCATTGATTTGATTTACTACAAATTCATTTACGCCCGCACCACAATTGCCGTTTGGGATTCCCTGGAGCATGAAAAGGATAAAGGCGCAATGATGTTCCGTTTTCTGATAAGTTATTGGCACGTTTACTTGTTGTTTTTTCTTATAGCAGTACTTTGGATTTACCTGTACAAGAAAGTCAGAGTCATTCATCAACAGGCTACACACAGTAAGGCAAAGTATTTTCCTTTTTCCGTAATCGGTTTATTGGTAGTTGCTTTTTTAACGGTTGGTGGTATACGAGGTGATTTTAAAAAGAGTACGCGTCCTATAAATTTAATAGACGCTAATAGGTATGTAGGGCAACCGCAACATGCTGATATCGTTTTAAATACTCCGTTTGCTATAATAAGGACTATTGGCACGACAAGTTTTAAAAAAATAAATCTTGTAGATGAAAGTGTAGTTGAAGCGAATTTTCAGCCGATTAAACACTACACAAGCAATCCGAAATCTACTCCGAATATCGTTTTAATTATAACGGAAAGTTTCGGTAGGGAATATTGGGGCTCTTTCAATAAGGATATGAAAATCCCTGATTATGTTGGTTATACCCCGTTTTTGGATTCTTTAGCGCAGCACAGTATGATTTATAACAACGGTTTTGCTAACGGAAGCAAGTCAATTCACGGGATGTCATCAATTATAGCAGGAGTTCCTTCATTCAGGGACGCATTTACATCCTCACCATATCCGAAACAGAAAATACAATCGTTGGTTTCCTGTCTGAAAGAGATGGGGTATGATACCTCTTTCTTTCATGGAGCGCCAAACGGTTCGATGGGCTTTCTCGGTTTCGGAAATATTCTGGGTTTTGACCATTATTATGGTAAAACCGAATTTAATAACGATGCCGAATTTGACGGTGTTTGGGGAATTTGGGACGAGCCTTTCCTTCAGTTCATGAAACAGACGTTGGATAAAAAGCAAAAACCGTTTTTCAGCACGATATTTACGGTTTCTTCCCACGAACCTTATATTGTACCGGAAAAATACAAGAATACCTTTCCAAAAGGGCATTTGCCGATGCACCAATGCGTTGGATATACCGATTATTCGTTTAAAAAATTCTTCGAAGAAGCTAAAAAGCAGCCTTGGTTTAAAAATACCATTTTCATTATCACAGCTGATCACGGTAACCAAACGTATTATGATGAATATGGGAAGGTTGTTAACAGAACGGCAACACCGATTCTTATTTACAAGCCTGACGGAAGTCTTAAAGGTGTCAATAAAGAATTAGCACAACAGATTGACATTTATCCGACCATTTTAGATATGGTGGGCTATGACAAACCGTTTAGGAGTTGGGGGAGAAGTTTGATCGGCGACAAAAAGATAAAGCCGTATACGATTAACTTTAACGGAAACCTGTATCAGTTTCAGCGTGGCAATTATATATGTACTTTCGATGGTAAGGAAATAGTAGGATATTATGATATAAATGATAAAGCCCTGGAGCGAAATTTAATTGCCAAACCCAACGAAGAAATGTTGGAAAACGCTGAAGCTTGTAAAGCAATTATTCAGGATTATTTCGAAAGAATTATTGATCAGAAATTATATTATTAA